Proteins found in one Candidatus Margulisiibacteriota bacterium genomic segment:
- a CDS encoding nitroreductase family protein encodes MRPQLARLAQPRYKAWMEKYGQGMKEMREEYDSKLKDSIYYSAPAVVFVIGLGMTSDQDCPMACENIMLAARSLELGSCWVYFGQLVLDDPQTRALLELKEGEKVYGPIVLGYPKEGFPPSPPKKEPVIKWI; translated from the coding sequence ATGCGCCCCCAGCTCGCCCGCCTCGCCCAGCCGCGCTATAAAGCCTGGATGGAAAAATACGGCCAGGGGATGAAAGAGATGCGTGAAGAGTACGATTCGAAGTTGAAGGATTCCATCTATTACTCCGCGCCTGCCGTCGTCTTTGTCATCGGCCTGGGAATGACCAGCGACCAGGATTGCCCGATGGCCTGCGAAAACATCATGCTTGCCGCCCGCTCTTTGGAGCTCGGCTCCTGCTGGGTCTACTTCGGCCAGCTGGTTCTTGACGATCCGCAGACCAGAGCGCTCTTGGAATTAAAGGAAGGGGAAAAAGTTTACGGTCCGATCGTCCTCGGCTATCCCAAAGAAGGCTTTCCCCCGTCGCCGCCAAAAAAAGAGCCGGTCATAAAATGGATTTAA
- a CDS encoding PQQ-dependent sugar dehydrogenase has protein sequence MKGIFSLILIAIGSAVFALGKIELPPGFSFALYAGNVAGARSLALTPNGTLFVGSMAEGKVYAILDRDGDRRADQVIVVADQLFLPNGVAFQDGALYVATVNKILKYPDIEARLANPPAPEIVYDKLPSDVHHGWKFIRFGPDGKLYVPIGAPCNICDRGDPYAAIARLNTDGTSFEIYARGIRNTVGFDWHPETNDLWFTDNGRDMLGDNIPPDELNRAPRPGLHFGYPYIHGKDILDPEFGKKGRPLNFTPPAQELGPHVASLGMRFYTGKMFPPEYHGQIFIAEHGSWNRSQPIGYRVTLVKLDKNGRPIAYQPFAKGWLKGTQAWGRPVDIEIMDDGSMLVSDDKAGAVYRISYQGGE, from the coding sequence ATGAAAGGAATTTTTTCCCTAATCCTAATAGCCATCGGGTCGGCAGTTTTTGCTTTGGGGAAGATCGAACTGCCGCCGGGCTTTTCTTTTGCTCTCTACGCGGGGAATGTCGCCGGGGCCCGCTCTCTGGCGCTGACCCCCAACGGCACGCTTTTTGTCGGTTCAATGGCCGAGGGAAAAGTTTACGCGATCTTAGACCGGGACGGCGACCGCCGCGCCGATCAAGTGATCGTCGTGGCCGACCAACTATTCCTCCCCAACGGGGTCGCGTTCCAAGACGGCGCGCTCTATGTCGCCACGGTCAATAAGATCTTAAAATATCCGGATATCGAAGCGCGCCTGGCCAATCCGCCCGCGCCGGAAATCGTTTACGACAAATTACCTTCAGACGTTCATCACGGCTGGAAATTTATCCGCTTCGGGCCGGACGGCAAGCTCTACGTCCCGATCGGCGCGCCGTGCAACATTTGCGACCGCGGCGATCCGTACGCTGCCATCGCCCGGCTCAATACCGACGGAACTTCCTTTGAGATCTACGCCAGAGGGATCAGGAACACGGTCGGTTTTGACTGGCACCCCGAAACCAATGACCTTTGGTTTACCGATAACGGCCGGGACATGCTGGGGGATAATATTCCGCCGGATGAACTCAACCGCGCGCCGCGCCCCGGCCTCCATTTCGGCTATCCTTATATCCACGGCAAAGATATATTGGACCCGGAATTCGGCAAAAAGGGGAGACCGCTGAACTTTACCCCGCCCGCCCAGGAATTAGGCCCGCACGTCGCGTCCCTCGGGATGCGTTTTTACACCGGAAAAATGTTCCCGCCGGAATATCACGGCCAGATCTTCATCGCGGAGCATGGTTCGTGGAACCGCAGCCAGCCGATCGGTTATCGCGTCACTTTGGTGAAACTGGATAAAAACGGCCGGCCGATCGCCTATCAACCATTCGCCAAGGGGTGGCTAAAGGGAACGCAAGCCTGGGGACGGCCGGTGGACATCGAAATAATGGATGACGGCTCAATGCTGGTTTCAGACGATAAAGCCGGCGCGGTATATAGAATAAGTTATCAAGGAGGAGAATAA
- a CDS encoding peroxiredoxin, translating to MKAQDFNLPDQNGKNHQLADYAGKWLVLYFYPKDFTSGCTAQACSYRDFITEIRGKGAEVVGISKDSVESHKKFYDQNHLNFDILSDENGEVIKKYGVFVGVGPVGVAKRTTFLIDPQGEIKKVYENVDPTKDARNILADLESPAAPTSK from the coding sequence ATGAAAGCTCAAGATTTTAACCTTCCCGATCAAAACGGCAAAAACCATCAGCTCGCCGACTATGCCGGTAAATGGCTGGTCCTTTACTTCTACCCGAAAGATTTTACTTCCGGCTGTACCGCCCAGGCTTGTTCCTATCGCGACTTTATTACCGAGATCAGGGGAAAAGGAGCGGAGGTAGTCGGCATCTCGAAAGACTCGGTGGAGAGCCATAAGAAATTCTACGACCAAAATCATCTCAATTTTGACATCTTAAGCGATGAAAACGGGGAGGTCATCAAAAAATACGGTGTTTTTGTGGGGGTGGGTCCGGTCGGGGTCGCGAAACGGACCACTTTCCTGATCGATCCGCAGGGGGAGATCAAAAAAGTTTACGAGAATGTCGATCCCACGAAAGACGCGAGGAATATTTTGGCCGATCTGGAAAGCCCGGCAGCGCCAACCTCTAAGTAA
- a CDS encoding SDR family oxidoreductase, with amino-acid sequence MPTILITGASQGIGRESALLFQKRGWNVAATMRCPEKAPPSSLFCPALDVTKPETIRAAVAATIDHFGGLDVLLNNAGYGAVGPFEAASREQIFRQYETNLFGLMETTRAVLPYFRRQKNGLIINVTSVAGRTTFPLYTLYNSTKWAVEGFSEALRFEVEPFNIKVKLIEPSGIKTEFSRASAEILTDPRLTDYDDFVARVKPWIERMNASGHPPQMAAETIYRAANDRSGKFRYVVGAEGKLLLFLKRILPDNWIFAFSKKLFVT; translated from the coding sequence TTGCCCACTATTTTAATAACCGGTGCGTCGCAAGGGATCGGCAGAGAGAGCGCCCTGCTTTTTCAAAAGCGCGGCTGGAACGTGGCGGCGACGATGCGTTGTCCGGAAAAAGCGCCCCCCTCTTCTCTTTTTTGTCCGGCTCTCGATGTCACGAAACCAGAAACGATCAGGGCGGCGGTGGCCGCGACGATCGATCATTTTGGCGGGCTTGATGTTTTATTGAACAATGCCGGCTACGGCGCGGTCGGTCCTTTTGAAGCGGCGAGCCGCGAACAGATCTTCCGCCAGTATGAGACCAACCTTTTTGGCCTAATGGAAACTACCCGGGCGGTTCTCCCTTATTTCCGCCGGCAAAAGAACGGCCTGATCATTAATGTGACTTCGGTTGCCGGGCGGACAACTTTCCCTTTGTATACTCTCTATAATTCCACCAAATGGGCGGTCGAAGGCTTTTCCGAGGCGCTCCGTTTTGAGGTCGAGCCTTTTAACATTAAAGTAAAGCTTATTGAGCCGTCGGGCATTAAAACGGAGTTCAGCCGCGCGTCGGCCGAGATATTAACCGACCCGCGACTGACCGACTATGATGATTTTGTCGCTCGGGTCAAACCGTGGATCGAGCGAATGAACGCGAGCGGCCACCCCCCGCAAATGGCCGCCGAAACGATCTATCGCGCCGCGAATGACCGGAGCGGTAAATTTCGGTATGTTGTCGGCGCGGAAGGCAAGCTGCTTCTTTTTCTCAAGCGTATTTTACCGGACAATTGGATTTTTGCTTTTTCAAAAAAGCTCTTTGTTACTTAG